The following proteins come from a genomic window of Edaphobacter sp. 4G125:
- a CDS encoding GntR family transcriptional regulator, whose protein sequence is MSKLQASSASSPHVLDKNGFIPLYYQIQRALMEKIQSGELSDGDLLASEEELARKYKVSRMTARQALHGLKARGYAHSQKGRGTFVTSPKLEKNIMHLRGFTEDMKQRGMQPSSQLLEQAVVHAGEELAESLKISSDASVIKLHRLRLADGIPMALETSYIPLAPFPGLERINFAKHSLYYTLRESYGVRVAWADEIIEALPATKEESELLTIPRRSSVLSISRIIITTEQTPIEVAYSRYRGDRYRAFIRVPTTTIE, encoded by the coding sequence GTGTCAAAACTTCAGGCTTCGTCCGCCTCTTCTCCCCATGTTCTGGATAAGAATGGATTCATCCCGCTCTACTATCAGATCCAGCGAGCCCTGATGGAGAAGATTCAGTCGGGAGAGCTCTCCGATGGCGACCTCCTTGCCTCCGAAGAAGAATTAGCGCGAAAGTACAAGGTCAGCCGCATGACAGCACGTCAGGCTCTCCACGGACTCAAAGCGAGAGGTTACGCACACAGCCAGAAAGGTCGTGGGACCTTCGTCACCAGCCCCAAGCTCGAAAAAAACATCATGCATCTTCGTGGGTTCACCGAAGACATGAAGCAGCGCGGCATGCAACCCAGCTCACAGCTCTTGGAACAGGCCGTGGTCCACGCTGGAGAAGAGCTGGCTGAAAGTCTGAAAATCTCCTCCGACGCTTCCGTCATCAAGCTTCACCGGCTTCGGCTGGCAGATGGCATCCCCATGGCTTTAGAGACCTCGTATATTCCGCTGGCCCCCTTTCCCGGGCTGGAGCGCATCAACTTCGCCAAGCACTCTCTCTACTACACCCTTCGCGAAAGCTACGGCGTGCGTGTCGCCTGGGCTGACGAGATTATCGAAGCGCTTCCCGCCACCAAAGAAGAATCCGAACTCCTGACCATCCCGCGCCGCTCCAGCGTTCTCTCCATCTCGCGCATCATCATTACCACTGAACAAACTCCGATCGAGGTCGCCTATTCCCGATACCGCGGAGATCGCTACCGCGCCTTTATCCGCGTCCCAACCACCACAATTGAGTAA
- a CDS encoding N-acetylmannosamine-6-phosphate 2-epimerase: MIAGWKNSGGEAFSSLKGRLIVSCQADPGDPMDDLDTVTRMARSVLRGGAAGLRSEGERATRAFRGITAQPLIGMVKTKDAKGEVYITPTFASARAVVEAGCDIVALDCTLRRLSEAEPWPELIRRIHEELDRPVLADIASLEDGLAAEEAGADAVATTLYGYTAETAGIRSVSWPLLESLIGRMRVPVIAEGHIQQPDEVRRALGSGAYAALVGSAITRPETITARFVAATRDGVSFKIG, encoded by the coding sequence TTGATTGCAGGATGGAAGAACAGCGGAGGAGAAGCTTTTTCTTCTCTCAAGGGGAGACTCATTGTTTCGTGCCAGGCTGATCCGGGCGATCCAATGGACGATCTTGACACAGTGACCAGGATGGCGAGATCAGTGCTTCGTGGCGGGGCTGCGGGGCTGCGTTCGGAAGGAGAGCGAGCGACTCGAGCCTTTCGAGGGATTACGGCACAGCCCCTTATCGGCATGGTGAAGACAAAAGATGCGAAGGGCGAGGTGTACATTACACCGACGTTCGCATCTGCGCGGGCTGTTGTAGAAGCAGGCTGCGATATTGTTGCGCTGGACTGTACACTTCGCAGGCTGAGCGAAGCAGAGCCGTGGCCGGAACTGATTCGGCGTATCCATGAGGAGCTGGACAGGCCGGTTCTGGCGGATATTGCGAGCCTGGAAGATGGTCTGGCTGCCGAAGAGGCGGGAGCGGATGCGGTAGCGACGACGCTTTACGGCTATACGGCTGAGACCGCAGGGATTCGAAGCGTGTCATGGCCTCTGCTGGAATCGCTGATCGGGAGAATGCGCGTTCCGGTGATTGCCGAGGGACATATTCAGCAGCCTGACGAGGTTCGCAGGGCGCTGGGGTCAGGAGCCTATGCAGCTCTGGTAGGCTCTGCGATTACGCGGCCGGAGACGATTACGGCGCGCTTTGTTGCAGCGACAAGAGACGGGGTTAGCTTCAAGATTGGTTGA